The Fibrobacter sp. UWR4 genomic sequence GAACCGAACATAGGCGAAAGCATTTCGCTGAAGGATTCTGCAATGGCAGCACCGGAAAGGCCCACTGCGAACAGACGGATGTAGCTAATCACATCCACAAAGTTGTTCACGATGTTCAAGGCGAGCATAGGAATAGAAATCCATTCTTCCTTGAGTTTGGAAGGGGGCACAGAGAACAGCACCAGAAGCACTACGCCAGCGATGAGCACGTAGATCATCGGAGTGGAAGTAGGACCGCTGAAGAAGTTTCTGAACACTTCCGGGACCTTTTCGCCCAGCACCATGTTTCCTGCCAGGAAGAACATGTACCAGGTGGAGAACAGCCAGCCAAGCTGAGCCAGAGCCGTAGTACTCTTACGCTGGATCTGGACAATCACATTCCAAACGTGTGCAATAGTCAGATGGACCACTGCAATGCAGAAGCAGAAGAACTGCATGTTGGAAGACTGACGGATCCAATGCATGGCATTCTTCAGACCCTCGGGGCAGAAGGATGCATTAGCCAAGTCAAGATTAGCAACCCAGGGAGCAATTTCCGGGGTCAAACCGAGATAGCTAGCATTCATGATGCCCCAAACAATGGTAGCACCACTCATAAGGTACATAAAGCTAAAGCCTGCACTCTTGGATTTCGGAGCCTTCTTGCGGGCAACGATAGTGAGAGCCAGGAACAGAGCTCCGTAGAAGGCATCACCAACGATGATGGCAAAGAACAGGCTGAAGAAAGCCAGGAACACTGCGGAAACATCAATTTCCTTGTAGCCCGGAACGATACCGATAATATCGTACAGGAACTGCATGGGTTTCGCAATGGGCTTGTGGGTCAAAAGCGTGGGCACCATGTCGTCGTCAGAAGGATCTTCTTCGCGGACGCCCCAGCCGTTTGCCTTTG encodes the following:
- a CDS encoding ATPase, which produces MITPMKKVTILCLDKEREASLEKLREMGILHVTPLVNPTGVKLNAAKSKVMRIRKALEAIPAKAGKDAVALDASIASQPAVEAVHQMVQVKKDATDEISKLHNDLNRLDNFGNLDPQTVKSLEESGVFVKLYEVDPSKTISADDGAVVLPFGQNLTGNLYAVISKGEAPAAVKDAVELPLPSMSLAEMRQKLSAANAELAKAEKTLEGLAAKRSEIDSELADADEEYDLQEAASGMLAGASIAMIQGFAPANRMSEIQEAAKANGWGVREEDPSDDDMVPTLLTHKPIAKPMQFLYDIIGIVPGYKEIDVSAVFLAFFSLFFAIIVGDAFYGALFLALTIVARKKAPKSKSAGFSFMYLMSGATIVWGIMNASYLGLTPEIAPWVANLDLANASFCPEGLKNAMHWIRQSSNMQFFCFCIAVVHLTIAHVWNVIVQIQRKSTTALAQLGWLFSTWYMFFLAGNMVLGEKVPEVFRNFFSGPTSTPMIYVLIAGVVLLVLFSVPPSKLKEEWISIPMLALNIVNNFVDVISYIRLFAVGLSGAAIAESFSEMLSPMFGS